A single Danio aesculapii chromosome 19, fDanAes4.1, whole genome shotgun sequence DNA region contains:
- the parp10 gene encoding protein mono-ADP-ribosyltransferase PARP10, whose protein sequence is MADSLEERSLEILDIPDDLDDDFLILYFENKRRSGGGRVVSLERRGNQALVVFEDTETAVSVSCKTHSLHNTTLTLRRKPPKDPGKLLLRGLNPDTPMDYVELYVENITRLDLETEFTLYPSPNKDLVLIHLKKRPSKDFQTLSDDVSKKGLHGANVSLEQVVATDSILVSNLSTQTEDVLELYFGSARSGGADVVAVSMLSDGRAKVSFKDVKTVDRVLQKSHNLEDRDLVVEPYFDFLHAVVDQASAGAQDGQSTLMDGMNQTEPVSSQSPTVSHQMESTSLGQANAQTNSIPVIPKLTPATAAEPLIQKECISFVSVPDAIKHHLLRLSKLTEDLTKAHPQFDVSLAKDGVQIKGPDQIEVERLKNKVLEFLTGVVQDHLTYDKLKADFLGREDVKKRLDSSLKDFPSIYSVSDCLVTVTSSSRNTARQTHDLIESGISEFTVPVANEYKSAVFSEEWSDFLTSLDFCSVKVSDDAGMINVVTLAGMEKDNKGKIVEFLSTPHQKETVLSMQPGMLKFLQLHHQDLLADMGEVILLPLESGDGLSIQGDASVCQSAAELLSAIIGSVFTKNIVVKQPGISRFLLDDEGTSILAEMTAKFEVYIDMTKVYWEPLEDKDILELAWKMTPCQNFQKSSSANSIHEFTAGVPNGATITHASARIEEAKKILAVIGSDFNPTPSSSASTNTDTQDIYSDPSEEIVEVNSDSDDQPHPLQTLDLQSSSASMNVCNLDEDASLLLAIQLSMEINQRKDNDDIQKALELSKRDSVPSEENKQLEKAFEMSMEEAIRLSNTTEIFVYANYNHDLVRVDIALGKKVGLRQCEEKIENKILRKLSSFQKRCIDLIKRKHAVEINIQGTTAILSGFKEYVSEAVPDLKDVLRRTEHMMSDDGIAKSVQWVWYEQGSSKGTPYPPEATVFIENAWKLKQKKVDILFNNQPYSIDLEKMEEHSLASGKSVLIKRKMMSTEDLYTDGADEDYSLLSNMPEVSTVDVNSDEFQDVVKEFYDTLQDNHNKIRIIKVEKLMNKLLHDQYKLKKASIEQSTSEPQFERTLYHGTSETSVKEICIHGFNRSFCGKNATVYGQGVYFAVNASLSVSDTYSPPNADGHKFIFVAKVLTGEFTVGKHEMKAAPLKENSAVPVRYHSVTDQINSPTLFVIFNDTQAYPKYLITCKKIYG, encoded by the exons ATGGCGGACAGCCTGGAGGAGCGGAGTTTAGAAATTTTGGATATTCCCGATGATTTGGATGATGATTTTCTCATTCTCTACTTTGAGAACAAGCGCCGCTCTGGGGGAGGGAGAGTGGTCTCTTTGGAGAGACGTGGAAACCAAGCGTTGGTGGTTTTTGAAGATACAGAAA CTGCTGTGAGTGTTAGCTGCAAGACCCACAGTCTCCACAATACCACATTGACACTGCGGAGGAAACCACCTAAGGACCCTGGAAAACTGTTGCTAAGAGGCCTCAATCCAGACACTCCCATGGACTATGTAGAACTCTATGTGGAAAACATTACCAGACTAGATTTAGAAACAGAATTCACCTTGTATCCATCGCCGAACAAAGACCTGGTTCTGATACACCTAAAAAAACGTCCATCTAAAG ATTTTCAGACTCTAAGTGACGACGTTTCCAAGAAGGGTCTACATGGAGCAAATGTCTCTCTGGAGCAGGTTGTGGCTACAGACTCCATTTTGGTTTCCAATCTGTCTACTCAAACAGAAGATGTGCTGGAGCTCTACTTTGGCAGTGCACGCTCTGGAGGGGCTGATGTTGTTGCAGTCAGCATGCTGTCTGACGGACGAGCTAAAGTTTCTTTCAAGGATGTGAAAA CTGTGGATCGTGTTCTCCAAAAATCTCATAATTTGGAAGATAGGGATTTAGTTGTCGAGCCATACTTTGACTTTCTGCATGCTGTAGTGGATCAGGCGTCCGCTGGTGCTCAAGATGGACAGAGTACACTGATGGATGGGATGAACCAAACTGAGCCAGTTTCATCTCAAAGTCCTACTGTCTCTCACCAAATGGAGAGCACTAGCTTAGGACAAGCTAATGCACAGACAAACAGCATCCCAGTTATACCAAAATTAACTCCTGCAACTGCTGCTGAGCCATTAATCCAGAAAGAATGTATCAGCTTCGTATCTGTGCCTGATGCCATTAAACATCACCTACTCCGATTGAGTAAACTGACTGAGGATCTCACGAAGGCTCATCCTCAGTTTGATGTCAGCCTAGCAAAAGATGGCGTTCAAATCAAAGGCCCTGATCAAATTGAGGTTGAAAGACTTAAAAACAAAGTTCTAGAGTTCCTGACTGGTGTTGTGCAGGATCATCTGACATATGACAAACTTAAAGCGGATTTTCTTGGAAGGGAGGATGTTAAAAAGAGACTAGATTCATCTCTGAAAGATTTTCCTTCAATCTACAGTGTGTCTGATTGTTTGGTCACTGTAACATCTTCATCCCGTAACACAGCCAGACAGACCCATGATCTGATAGAGTCCGGGATATCGGAGTTTACTGTGCCAGTGGCCAATGAATACAAGAGCGCGGTCTTCTCAGAGGAGTGGTCTGACTTTCTGACGTCTCTGGACTTTTGTAGCGTTAAAGTATCTGATGATGCTGGAATGATAAATGTAGTCACCTTAGCAGGAATGGAGAAGGATAACAAGGGGAAGATTGTTGAGTTTCTTAGCACACCACACCAGAAGGAGACGGTCTTGTCTATGCAGCCAGGAATGCTTAAATTCCTGCAACTTCATCATCAGGATCTACTAGCAGATATGGGAGAGGTCATCTTACTCCCGCTGGAGAGCGGAGATGGATTGAGT ATTCAAGGAGATGCAAGTGTTTGCCAGTCGGCGGCAGAATTACTAAGTGCTATCATCGGCTCAGTATTTACAAAGAACATTGTAGTCAAACAGCCTGGCATTTCCCGCTTTTTGCTAGACGATGAAGGTACCAGCATACTGGCAGAGATGACAGCCAAGTTTGAGGTCTATATAGACATGACCAAAGTTTACTGGGAACCTCTAGAAGATAAA GATATTTTGGAGCTGGCATGGAAAATGACACCCTGTCAGAACTTCCAGAAGAGTTCCTCCGCAAATTCCATTCATGAATTCACTGCTGGAGTACCGAATGGCGCTACAATTACGCATGCATCAG CTCGTATTGAAGAAGCTAAGAAGATTCTGGCAGTGATTGGCAGTGATTTCAACCCCACTCCTTCAAGTTCAGCATCCACAAACACTGATACTCAAGATATCTATTCCGACCCGAGTGAAGAAATTGTCGAAGTGAACTCTGACTCAGACGATCAACCCCATCCACTGCAGACGCTTGACCTCCAGAGCTCCTCGGCATCCATGAATGTCTGCAACCTTGACGAAGACGCGAGCCTCTTGTTGGCGATTCAGTTATCAATGGAGATTAACCAAAGAAAGGACAATGATGACATCCAAAAAGCTCTAGAACTTTCCAAGAGGGACTCCGTACCAAGCGAGGAGAACAAACAGCTGGAGAAGGCATTTGAAATGTCAATGGAGGAAGCCATCAGATTATCCAACACCACCGAGATCTTTGTATATGCGAACTACAACCATGATCTTGTAAGGGTGGATATTGCATTGGGCAAGAAGGTGGGACTGAGACAGTGTGAGGAGAAAATCGAGAACAAAATCCTCCGGAAACTTTCCTCGTTTCAGAAGAGATGCATAGATCTCATTAAAAGGAAGCATGCCGTGGAAATCAACATCCAGGGCACCACCGCCATCCTCTCTGGCTTTAAGGAGTATGTCTCTGAGGCCGTTCCTGATCTGAAGGACGTCCTGAGACGAACAGAGCACATGATGAGTGATGATGGGATTGCTAAGTCTGTTCAGTGGGTGTGGTATGAGCAGGGCTCTTCTAAGGGCACACCTTACCCGCCCGAGGCCACAGTATTCATTGAGAACGCTTGGAAGCTGAAGCAGAAGAAGGttgatattttattcaacaatCAGCCATACAGCATTGACTTAGAGAAGATGGAAGAGCACAGTTTGGCATCTGGGAAATCGGTGCTTATTAAACGGAAAATGATGAGCACAGAGGACTTGTACACGGATGGTGCAG atgaagATTACAGTCTGCTGTCCAACATGCCAGAAGTGTCTACAGTGGATGTAAATTCTGATGAATTTCAGGATGTGGTCAAAGAATTTTATGACACTCTTCAAGACAACCACAACAAAATCAGAATCATCAAG GTGGAGAAGCTGATGAACAAACTCCTGCATGATCAGTACAAGCTAAAGAAGGCCAGTATTGAGCAGAGCACCTCAGAGCCCCAGTTTGAGCGGACACTTTACCACGGCACCAGTGAAACCAGTGTGAAGGAGATCTGCATTCATGGCTTCAACAGGAGCTTCTGTGGAAAAAATG CCACTGTATATGGTCAGGGTGTGTATTTTGCAGTCAACGCCTCTCTGTCTGTGTCAGACACTTACTCTCCACCCAATGCAGATGGGCACAAGTTTATTTTTGTAGCCAAAGTGCTCACCGGAGAATTCACTGTAGGAAAACACGAGATGAAGGCAGCTCCGCTTAAGGAGAATTCAGCCGTACCGGTCAGGTACCACAGCGTGACGGATCAGATCAACTCCCCGACTTTATTCGTCATCTTCAATGACACACAGGCTTATCCGAAATACCTTATTACATGCAAGAAGATCTACGGTTAA
- the polr2k gene encoding DNA-directed RNA polymerases I, II, and III subunit RPABC4: MDSQKDIQPPKQQPMIYICGECHTENEIKARDPIRCRECGYRIMYKKRTKRLVVFDAR, from the exons ATGGATTCTCAGAAAGACATTCAGCCTCCCAAACAGCAGCCAATGATCTACATTTGTGGAG agtgtCACACAGAAAACGAGATCAAGGCCAGAGACCCCATTAGATGCAGAGAGTGTGGTTACAGAATCATGTACAAAAAGAGGACCAAAAGAT TGGTCGTGTTTGATGCCAGATGA